In Agrobacterium sp. RAC06, a single window of DNA contains:
- a CDS encoding ABC transporter substrate-binding protein — protein MKKLILSTALATLMALPAFAPATAQEPKHGGNMVVTYKDDVATLDPAIGYDWQNWSMIKSVFDGLMDYEPGTTNLRPGLAESHEISEDGLTYTFKLRPGVKFHNGRELVADDVVYSINRVINPATQSPGQGFFAMIDGYDAAAEGKAETVSGVSAPDASTVVFKLSRPDATFLHVMALNFSFVVPKEAVEEAGADFGKKPVGTGAFKLTEWTLGQRLVFEKNADYWISGVPYLDSFTVEVGQEPVVALLRAQNGEVDIPGDGIPPAKFVEVMQDEAQKSLVVEGGQLHTGYITMNVTKAPFDKVEVRRAVNMAINKDRIVQVINGRAVPATQPLPPSMPGYTQAYEGYKFDQEGAKKLLAEAGYAEGFETELFVMNTDPNPRIAQAIQQDLKAIGINASIKSLAQANVIEAGGAGNAPMIWSGGMAWIADFPDPANFYGPILGCGGAGEGGWNWSKYCNADLDKMAADADSIVDPAKVDERLAKWSEIYMKVMEDAPWAPVFNEQRYTMKSARMGGDNALYVDPVSIPVNYDYVFIKE, from the coding sequence ATGAAGAAGCTTATCCTTTCAACTGCGCTCGCAACCCTCATGGCCCTGCCGGCCTTTGCGCCGGCCACGGCCCAGGAACCGAAGCATGGTGGCAATATGGTCGTTACGTATAAGGACGATGTCGCGACGCTCGATCCGGCGATCGGTTATGACTGGCAGAACTGGTCGATGATCAAGTCGGTCTTCGACGGTCTCATGGACTACGAACCCGGCACCACCAACCTGCGTCCGGGTCTTGCCGAAAGCCATGAGATTTCCGAGGACGGCTTGACCTATACATTCAAGCTGCGCCCCGGCGTCAAGTTTCACAATGGCCGCGAACTCGTGGCTGACGACGTCGTCTACTCGATCAACCGCGTGATCAACCCGGCCACGCAGTCACCCGGCCAGGGCTTCTTTGCGATGATCGACGGCTATGACGCCGCTGCTGAGGGCAAGGCCGAGACCGTCTCGGGCGTGTCTGCGCCCGATGCCAGCACTGTCGTCTTCAAGCTGTCGCGTCCGGACGCAACTTTCCTGCACGTCATGGCGCTCAACTTCTCGTTTGTCGTTCCGAAGGAAGCGGTCGAGGAAGCCGGAGCAGATTTCGGCAAGAAGCCGGTCGGCACAGGGGCATTCAAGTTGACCGAATGGACGCTCGGGCAGCGCCTCGTCTTCGAGAAGAACGCCGATTACTGGATCTCGGGCGTTCCCTATCTCGACAGCTTCACGGTTGAAGTCGGTCAGGAGCCGGTCGTCGCCTTGCTGCGGGCACAGAACGGTGAGGTCGATATCCCAGGTGACGGCATTCCGCCGGCCAAGTTCGTCGAAGTGATGCAGGATGAAGCGCAGAAAAGCCTCGTGGTCGAAGGCGGCCAGTTGCATACCGGCTACATCACCATGAATGTCACGAAGGCGCCGTTCGACAAGGTCGAGGTACGCCGTGCCGTGAACATGGCGATCAACAAGGATCGCATTGTTCAGGTTATCAATGGACGTGCCGTTCCGGCAACCCAGCCGCTTCCGCCATCCATGCCGGGCTACACTCAAGCTTACGAGGGCTACAAGTTCGACCAGGAAGGCGCAAAGAAGCTCCTGGCCGAGGCCGGTTACGCAGAGGGGTTTGAGACCGAACTCTTCGTCATGAACACCGATCCGAACCCGCGTATCGCCCAGGCGATCCAGCAGGATCTGAAGGCAATCGGCATCAACGCCTCGATCAAGTCCCTGGCGCAAGCCAATGTGATCGAGGCAGGCGGTGCCGGCAATGCGCCGATGATCTGGTCCGGCGGTATGGCCTGGATCGCCGACTTCCCGGATCCGGCAAACTTCTACGGGCCGATCCTTGGATGCGGCGGTGCCGGCGAAGGTGGCTGGAACTGGTCGAAATACTGCAACGCGGACCTCGACAAGATGGCCGCAGACGCCGATTCCATCGTCGATCCTGCCAAGGTGGACGAACGCCTCGCCAAATGGTCCGAAATCTACATGAAGGTGATGGAAGACGCGCCCTGGGCGCCGGTGTTCAACGAGCAGCGCTATACGATGAAGTCTGCCCGCATGGGGGGGGATAACGCCCTGTATGTCGATCCGGTGTCCATCCCGGTCAACTACGACTACGTCTTCATCAAGGAGTGA
- a CDS encoding ABC transporter ATP-binding protein encodes MLSPVAEPMADVVLSVRDLQVSARSDQGLVPLVDGLSFDLHRGETLAIAGESGSGKSITSLACMGLLPEPGVRVTGGSIRFEDTELTTLPEKRMQAMRGARIAMIFQEPMTALNPVMSIGRQLIEAIRAHEQLSVSQARARALEAVKAVRLSQPEKRLEQYPHELSGGMRQRVMIAMAIALRPAVLIADEPTTALDVTVQREVLDLLRDLQKELGTAVILITHDMGVVAEMADRVIVMRKGQMVEAAGTVDLFDAPKDQYTRDLLAAVPRIGGGAERPALETRDVLVRYNDVSVNFPIRAGLLGRVAARVHAVEHVSLEIYRGETLSLVGESGCGKSTMAKALVGLVPHEGRIEINGQAMGELRAAGRKAIRRDLQIVFQDPMAALDARMTVGELIREPLVIHGIGTPAEQKARVRELLERVEMSPSVYNRYPHQFSGGQRQRICIARALALKPKLIVCDESVAALDVSIQAKVLDLLRDLQKESGVTYLFISHDMAVVENISDRVAVMYLGQIVEMGTRAQLFGNPQHPYTRRLLEAVPVPDPRRKRLAAPRLAGEIPSPVWKVGVQPERVTLVDIGHGHLVGDLG; translated from the coding sequence ATGCTTTCTCCCGTGGCCGAGCCAATGGCTGACGTCGTCTTGTCGGTTCGCGACCTGCAGGTGTCTGCCCGCTCGGACCAGGGACTTGTCCCGCTGGTCGATGGGCTGAGCTTTGACCTGCATCGAGGTGAGACCCTTGCGATCGCGGGAGAAAGCGGTTCGGGCAAGTCGATAACCTCGCTGGCCTGCATGGGCCTTTTGCCCGAACCCGGGGTGCGGGTGACAGGCGGTTCAATCCGCTTCGAGGACACCGAACTGACGACCCTGCCGGAAAAGCGGATGCAGGCGATGCGCGGCGCGCGCATCGCCATGATCTTCCAGGAGCCGATGACCGCGCTCAATCCGGTCATGAGCATTGGCCGCCAATTGATCGAAGCGATCCGCGCGCACGAGCAACTGTCGGTGTCGCAGGCGCGAGCCCGCGCGCTCGAAGCGGTCAAGGCGGTGCGTCTCTCGCAACCGGAGAAGCGGCTTGAGCAATATCCGCATGAACTCTCTGGCGGCATGCGGCAACGCGTCATGATCGCCATGGCAATTGCGCTGCGACCCGCCGTTCTCATTGCCGACGAGCCGACAACGGCGCTCGATGTCACGGTTCAGCGTGAGGTTCTCGATCTGCTGCGCGACCTGCAGAAGGAGCTGGGGACCGCCGTCATCCTGATTACCCATGACATGGGCGTCGTTGCCGAAATGGCCGATCGCGTGATTGTCATGCGCAAGGGGCAGATGGTCGAGGCCGCGGGCACGGTCGATCTCTTCGATGCGCCGAAAGACCAATACACGCGCGATTTGCTTGCGGCGGTGCCGCGCATCGGGGGCGGGGCTGAGCGTCCCGCTCTTGAGACCCGCGATGTGCTCGTGCGTTATAACGACGTATCGGTGAATTTCCCAATCCGTGCGGGGCTTCTTGGACGGGTTGCGGCGCGTGTGCATGCGGTCGAGCATGTTTCGCTGGAGATATACCGCGGCGAAACCCTGTCGCTCGTCGGCGAATCCGGCTGCGGGAAGTCGACAATGGCAAAGGCGCTGGTCGGACTGGTGCCCCACGAAGGCCGCATCGAGATCAACGGTCAGGCCATGGGGGAACTTCGCGCTGCCGGCCGCAAGGCGATCCGGCGCGATTTACAGATCGTCTTCCAGGACCCCATGGCAGCGCTTGATGCTCGCATGACCGTCGGCGAGCTTATCCGCGAACCGCTTGTTATCCACGGGATTGGAACGCCGGCCGAGCAGAAGGCACGCGTGCGCGAGCTCCTGGAGCGCGTGGAGATGTCGCCGAGCGTCTACAATCGCTATCCGCACCAGTTTTCCGGTGGTCAGCGTCAGCGCATTTGCATCGCGCGCGCCTTGGCTCTGAAACCGAAGCTGATCGTCTGTGATGAAAGCGTCGCTGCCTTGGACGTGTCGATCCAGGCAAAGGTGCTTGACCTTCTGCGCGACCTGCAGAAGGAAAGCGGCGTGACTTATCTCTTTATCAGTCACGACATGGCAGTGGTGGAGAATATCTCCGATCGTGTCGCGGTCATGTATCTTGGCCAGATCGTGGAAATGGGGACGCGCGCGCAGCTTTTCGGCAATCCGCAGCATCCATACACCAGGCGCCTCTTGGAAGCCGTCCCGGTTCCGGACCCGCGCCGAAAGAGATTGGCCGCTCCCCGCCTGGCGGGTGAGATCCCGAGCCCGGTGTGGAAGGTCGGCGTACAGCCAGAGCGCGTCACGTTGGTCGATATCGGCCATGGCCACCTCGTGGGAGATCTCGGCTAG
- a CDS encoding YciE/YciF ferroxidase family protein — MTSEKTLSDLFLDTLKDIYFAEKQILKALPKMARAAQSEEGKAGFLQHRDETQGQIERLEQVFELLGKSPRGKTCEAIQGILAEGEEIMEDYKGTAALDAGLISSAQAVEHYEIARYGMLKSWAKQLGLKEAIPLLDANLQEEIATDQKLTALGEASANVKSMKKAS, encoded by the coding sequence ATGACCAGCGAAAAGACGTTGTCCGACCTGTTCCTTGATACGCTCAAGGACATCTATTTTGCCGAAAAACAGATCCTGAAGGCGTTGCCGAAGATGGCGCGGGCAGCCCAGTCCGAAGAGGGCAAGGCTGGCTTCCTGCAGCACCGCGACGAAACCCAGGGCCAGATCGAGCGCCTGGAACAGGTGTTCGAATTGCTCGGCAAGTCGCCGCGCGGCAAGACCTGCGAAGCCATACAGGGCATCCTCGCCGAGGGCGAAGAGATCATGGAAGACTACAAGGGCACGGCTGCCCTTGATGCGGGTCTCATCTCATCGGCACAGGCTGTCGAGCATTATGAGATCGCCCGCTACGGCATGCTCAAGTCCTGGGCGAAGCAGCTCGGCCTGAAGGAAGCGATCCCGTTGCTGGATGCCAATCTCCAGGAAGAGATTGCGACCGATCAGAAACTGACGGCACTCGGCGAGGCGTCGGCAAACGTCAAGAGCATGAAGAAGGCCAGCTAA
- a CDS encoding acetamidase/formamidase family protein: MCKHCNHTIHAHQHHFGWDNSFAPALNAAPGETILFQCLDSSGGQLGPQSTVEDVQALDFAKINPVSGPIYVDGAKPGDVLKVTIESFTPQLRDGAGFGWTANIPGFGLLADQFTVPALNVWKFDATSMEPALFGKTARVPLKPFAGTIGNALAENGHHTVVPPRRVGGNLDIRDLSAGTTLYLPVEVEGALFSVGDTHAAQGDGEVCGTAIESPFDVVLTLDLIKDQPLKMPRFTTPGPVTRHLDSKGYEVTTGIGPDLWAAARDAVSGMVDLLATTQKMDPVDAYMLVSTCGDLRISEIVDIPNVVVSFYFPRAVFE; encoded by the coding sequence ATGTGCAAGCACTGCAATCACACGATCCACGCCCATCAGCACCATTTCGGCTGGGACAATTCCTTTGCTCCGGCACTCAATGCTGCACCGGGCGAGACGATCCTGTTCCAGTGCCTTGACAGTTCTGGGGGCCAACTTGGCCCCCAGTCCACCGTCGAGGATGTGCAGGCGCTCGATTTCGCCAAGATCAACCCGGTGTCGGGTCCGATCTATGTCGATGGTGCGAAGCCCGGTGACGTGCTGAAGGTGACCATCGAGAGCTTCACGCCGCAGCTTCGTGACGGCGCCGGCTTCGGCTGGACAGCGAACATCCCGGGCTTCGGGCTGCTGGCCGACCAGTTCACCGTGCCTGCGCTCAATGTCTGGAAGTTTGACGCGACGAGCATGGAGCCCGCGCTGTTTGGCAAGACCGCGCGCGTGCCTCTCAAGCCCTTTGCGGGAACGATCGGCAATGCGCTTGCCGAAAACGGTCATCATACGGTTGTGCCGCCGCGGCGTGTGGGCGGCAATCTTGATATCCGCGATCTTTCCGCTGGAACGACGCTTTATCTGCCGGTCGAGGTCGAGGGTGCACTGTTTTCCGTTGGCGATACCCACGCCGCTCAGGGCGATGGTGAGGTTTGCGGCACGGCCATCGAAAGTCCCTTCGATGTCGTTTTGACACTCGACCTGATCAAGGATCAGCCACTGAAGATGCCGCGTTTCACGACGCCAGGGCCGGTCACGCGTCATCTCGATTCCAAGGGCTATGAGGTGACGACCGGCATCGGTCCGGACCTATGGGCTGCGGCGAGGGATGCCGTCTCCGGCATGGTCGATCTTCTCGCAACGACGCAGAAGATGGATCCTGTCGACGCCTATATGCTCGTCTCGACCTGCGGTGATCTTCGGATTTCCGAAATCGTCGACATTCCGAATGTCGTGGTGAGCTTCTACTTCCCGAGGGCCGTCTTCGAATGA
- a CDS encoding ABC transporter permease — MADASIPPESLAVPESGPSVWRQLAERKLALLGLLITFVCVGGAIFAPWLAPFDPYEQFFDGLTIEGAPLPPNTMFWFGTDLLGRDLFSRILYGAQTSLVIGLVANGTALLIGTLVGVTAGYFRGIIGAVLMRFTDLMMAFPALLLAICLAAIFSPSLWIVAMVIAFVNWVQTARVIFTQTSSLAERDYIAAEKTLGASHGRILFKHILPHLIPTLIVWGTLGISTTVLLEATLSFLGIGVQPPIPSWGNIIFENQTYFQSAPWLVFIPGAAILLLALAFNLVGDALRDILDPTQQGRD, encoded by the coding sequence ATGGCAGACGCATCGATCCCGCCTGAATCCTTGGCCGTACCGGAAAGCGGGCCATCCGTGTGGCGGCAACTGGCTGAACGCAAGCTGGCGCTATTGGGGCTCCTGATCACCTTTGTCTGCGTCGGTGGCGCGATCTTCGCCCCGTGGCTTGCACCCTTCGATCCCTACGAGCAATTCTTTGACGGCCTCACCATCGAAGGCGCGCCCTTGCCGCCGAACACGATGTTCTGGTTCGGCACGGATCTTCTGGGCAGAGACCTGTTCTCGCGCATCCTGTATGGCGCGCAGACCTCGCTCGTGATCGGGCTGGTTGCCAACGGAACCGCCTTGCTGATCGGCACGCTGGTCGGCGTGACCGCGGGTTACTTCCGCGGCATCATCGGTGCGGTGCTGATGCGCTTCACCGATCTGATGATGGCCTTTCCGGCACTGCTCCTGGCGATCTGTCTGGCTGCGATCTTTTCCCCGTCCCTCTGGATCGTTGCGATGGTGATTGCCTTTGTGAACTGGGTCCAGACGGCACGCGTGATCTTCACGCAGACCTCCTCGCTCGCCGAACGCGACTATATCGCGGCGGAAAAGACGCTTGGCGCCAGCCATGGGCGCATCCTGTTCAAGCACATACTGCCACATCTGATCCCGACTTTGATCGTCTGGGGGACGCTTGGAATCTCGACCACCGTCCTCTTGGAGGCGACTTTGTCGTTCCTCGGCATCGGTGTTCAACCGCCGATTCCGTCCTGGGGCAACATCATCTTCGAGAACCAGACCTACTTCCAGTCTGCACCTTGGCTGGTCTTCATTCCCGGGGCGGCGATCCTGTTGCTGGCGCTTGCCTTCAACCTCGTCGGCGACGCGCTACGCGACATTCTCGATCCGACACAACAGGGGCGTGACTGA
- a CDS encoding ABC transporter permease, translating to MAAYILRRLVQSALILLGVSFITFVLLYVLPADPVRQIAGRSATAATVESIRQQLGLDQPFLVQYGNYLLNLVQGDFGRSYLQKTEVAELLFSRLPATLLLLVAAIGCELLIGLPLGIVAALNRGKAIDNGLMLTSFLTVSAPQFVVALLLLFVFAVKLGWFPIGGYGTFAHLVLPAVTLGILGSGWYSRIMRSSMVDVLRADFIRTARAKGLGRSRVILGHALPNAILPIIAMIGIDIGLFMSGIVVVESVFGWPGIGQLAWQAIQRVDIPIIMGVTLVSACGIVIGNLIADLISPLIDPRIKLR from the coding sequence ATGGCTGCCTATATCCTCAGACGCCTGGTTCAGTCGGCGCTTATCCTGCTCGGCGTGTCCTTCATCACCTTCGTCCTTCTTTACGTCCTGCCGGCAGACCCGGTCCGTCAGATCGCCGGTCGCTCCGCAACGGCTGCAACTGTCGAGAGCATTCGCCAGCAGCTCGGGCTGGATCAGCCGTTTCTCGTGCAGTACGGCAACTATCTCTTGAACCTCGTCCAGGGCGATTTCGGACGCTCCTATCTTCAGAAGACGGAAGTCGCCGAGCTCCTGTTCTCGCGCCTGCCGGCAACCTTGCTCCTGCTCGTTGCAGCGATCGGTTGCGAGCTCCTGATCGGCCTGCCGCTCGGCATCGTGGCTGCGCTCAATCGCGGCAAGGCGATCGACAACGGGCTGATGCTAACGAGCTTCCTGACGGTCTCTGCGCCGCAATTCGTCGTGGCGCTGTTGTTGCTGTTCGTCTTTGCGGTGAAGCTCGGCTGGTTCCCGATCGGCGGATACGGCACCTTCGCCCATCTCGTTTTGCCGGCCGTGACACTCGGTATTCTCGGCTCGGGCTGGTACTCGCGCATCATGCGATCCTCCATGGTCGACGTATTGCGGGCCGACTTCATCCGTACCGCCCGCGCCAAGGGCCTCGGCCGCAGCAGGGTCATTCTTGGACATGCCCTGCCCAACGCCATCCTGCCGATCATCGCGATGATCGGTATCGACATCGGCCTCTTCATGTCCGGCATTGTCGTTGTCGAAAGTGTCTTTGGCTGGCCCGGTATCGGTCAGCTGGCCTGGCAAGCGATCCAGCGCGTCGACATCCCGATCATCATGGGCGTCACGCTCGTCTCTGCCTGCGGCATCGTCATCGGCAACCTGATCGCCGACCTGATTTCGCCGCTCATCGATCCGCGCATCAAGCTGCGCTGA
- a CDS encoding PAS domain S-box protein has protein sequence MTETFENASDETSFEAIVAHCDDAIISISLNGIVTSWNLGATKLFGYCSDEMIGHHVSQVIPAERHAEEDEILARVGRSGSVNHLETQRLRKDGELLDISLTVSPIKDQDGKVLGASQIARDMTARKRADAARQRLIECSQLIGRPFLDGLVEGLAEALGARWVLLCDLHPNNPLRARVLSAWGDGRRQNYFEYDLDGTPCAKVLGDEMCHYPADVSRLFPEDPLLAEIGAESYLGVPLKGTDGRSIGLLALVNDEPLDPTRQPQETLLFYAGRASAELHRLTSSSASERLGRIVEDAASEIFVFDAHSLNFVLVNRGARKNLGYTMDELREITPIDIKPEVSPEQFDALLAPLRSGEKLIQQFNTVHRRKNGSDYNVSVSLQLLQDENRPVFFAAIEDTTERDAALRALEQVSQRLDTVLDNTTMAVFLMDHRQECVYMNPAAERLTGYTFEETKGRPLHDVIHHTYPDGRPFPLHECAIDRAFPEEHRVQGEETFIHKDGSFYPVGFTASPILDANGVAIGTVIEARNITAEIEARAALENFNAALQKRVDETVAEREAIEGQLRQAQKMEAVGKLTGGIAHDFNNLLQVIGGNLQLLTQDVAGNIRAEQRVQNAIAGVSRGAKLAAQLLAFGRRQPLAPKVINLGRLVRGMDDLLRRALGEGVEVETIIAGGLWNALVDETQVENAILNLAINARDAMNGHGKLTIEAGNAYLDDRYARQHPDIEPGQYVLIAVTDTGSGMSQDIIDQVFEPFFTTKPPGQGTGLGLSMVYGLVKQSNGHIKVYSELGEGTTFRIYLPRIRQQEAIASVTWTGPARGGSETILVVEDDDDVRATVVELLVDLEYKVLRARDATSGLAIVESGMPIDLLFTDVVMPGPLKSHEMAKRAQELIPGLAVLFTSGYTENSIVHGGRLDESVELLSKPYTRDELAHRVRACLDRDSRRAPKLDIGSAQKQDEARTLSVLLVEDEPLILMAASDMVSDFGHTVFEAGTAAKAMAILQDNAIDVMITDIGLPDVSGTSLAQEVQTRWPAIRIIIASGLSASDLKDGAQLGTQVKWLAKPYDVEDLRQVLD, from the coding sequence TTGACTGAGACCTTTGAGAACGCATCCGACGAAACTAGCTTCGAGGCGATCGTGGCGCATTGCGATGATGCGATTATCAGCATTTCGCTCAACGGCATCGTCACAAGTTGGAATTTGGGCGCCACCAAATTGTTCGGCTATTGCTCCGACGAAATGATCGGGCACCACGTCAGCCAGGTCATCCCTGCCGAGCGCCATGCAGAGGAAGATGAGATCCTTGCTCGGGTTGGCCGTTCTGGGAGCGTGAATCATCTAGAAACACAACGGCTGCGCAAGGATGGCGAGTTGCTGGACATCTCGCTCACCGTCTCGCCGATCAAAGATCAGGACGGCAAGGTGCTAGGCGCTTCGCAGATTGCGCGTGACATGACTGCTCGCAAACGCGCCGATGCTGCCAGACAGAGACTGATTGAATGCTCGCAGTTGATCGGGAGGCCGTTCCTGGATGGGCTTGTCGAGGGGTTGGCTGAGGCGCTGGGCGCACGGTGGGTTCTGCTATGCGACCTTCACCCGAACAATCCTTTACGGGCAAGGGTTCTGTCTGCCTGGGGTGATGGCCGTCGACAGAACTACTTTGAGTACGATTTGGATGGCACACCCTGCGCAAAGGTACTTGGCGATGAAATGTGCCACTACCCTGCCGATGTATCCAGGCTGTTCCCCGAAGATCCGCTTCTGGCAGAGATCGGCGCTGAGAGCTATCTCGGGGTACCACTGAAAGGGACGGACGGGCGCAGCATCGGACTGCTCGCACTTGTCAACGACGAACCACTTGATCCTACGCGGCAGCCGCAGGAGACGCTGTTATTCTATGCAGGACGCGCCTCTGCCGAATTGCACCGCTTGACGTCATCTTCGGCCAGCGAGCGGCTCGGGCGGATCGTCGAGGATGCTGCCAGCGAAATCTTTGTCTTTGACGCGCATTCTCTCAACTTCGTCCTGGTTAATCGGGGGGCCCGAAAAAATCTCGGCTACACCATGGACGAGTTGCGAGAGATCACCCCAATCGACATCAAGCCGGAGGTGTCGCCGGAACAATTCGACGCGTTGCTTGCCCCGCTTCGCTCAGGTGAAAAGCTGATCCAACAGTTTAACACTGTGCACCGGCGCAAGAATGGTAGCGATTACAACGTCTCGGTATCGCTACAGCTACTGCAGGACGAGAATCGCCCCGTTTTCTTTGCGGCGATTGAGGATACGACGGAGCGTGACGCAGCACTTCGCGCACTGGAACAAGTCTCGCAGCGTCTGGATACTGTCCTCGATAACACCACCATGGCGGTGTTCCTGATGGATCATCGCCAGGAATGCGTCTACATGAACCCGGCAGCGGAACGACTGACGGGATACACGTTCGAAGAGACAAAGGGACGTCCGCTTCATGACGTCATTCATCACACCTATCCGGACGGACGGCCGTTCCCGCTGCATGAGTGTGCAATCGACCGGGCGTTCCCGGAAGAGCATCGGGTGCAGGGTGAGGAGACGTTTATCCATAAGGATGGCAGCTTCTATCCCGTGGGCTTCACTGCAAGCCCGATCCTCGACGCCAATGGAGTCGCGATCGGGACGGTCATTGAAGCCCGTAACATCACCGCCGAGATCGAAGCGCGCGCCGCACTTGAGAATTTCAATGCAGCCCTTCAGAAACGGGTCGATGAAACGGTCGCTGAAAGAGAGGCCATTGAGGGTCAGCTACGGCAAGCCCAGAAGATGGAAGCCGTCGGTAAACTCACGGGTGGAATTGCGCACGACTTCAACAACCTGCTCCAGGTCATCGGCGGCAATCTGCAACTTCTGACCCAGGATGTCGCCGGAAATATCCGCGCCGAGCAGCGGGTGCAGAACGCAATCGCCGGGGTGTCTCGTGGTGCAAAGCTAGCAGCACAGTTGCTTGCGTTCGGGCGCAGGCAGCCGCTGGCACCAAAAGTCATCAACCTGGGCAGGCTGGTGCGAGGCATGGATGATCTTCTTCGACGAGCCCTCGGCGAGGGGGTCGAAGTTGAGACAATCATTGCGGGTGGTCTGTGGAATGCACTGGTCGATGAAACACAGGTCGAAAATGCGATTCTCAACCTGGCAATAAACGCCCGTGACGCCATGAACGGACACGGCAAGCTCACAATTGAAGCGGGCAACGCCTATTTGGATGACCGGTATGCGCGCCAACACCCAGACATCGAGCCCGGACAGTATGTCCTTATAGCTGTCACCGACACGGGATCCGGCATGTCGCAAGACATCATTGACCAGGTCTTCGAACCTTTCTTCACCACCAAGCCGCCAGGACAGGGAACCGGTCTTGGACTGAGCATGGTCTACGGTCTGGTGAAGCAGTCCAACGGACACATCAAAGTCTATAGTGAATTGGGGGAAGGCACGACATTCCGCATTTATCTGCCGCGGATACGGCAACAGGAGGCCATCGCCTCGGTTACCTGGACAGGTCCGGCTCGCGGTGGCAGCGAAACCATCCTCGTGGTCGAGGATGACGACGATGTGCGTGCGACTGTCGTCGAACTGCTGGTCGATCTCGAATACAAAGTGTTGCGCGCAAGAGACGCGACAAGCGGCCTGGCAATCGTCGAGAGCGGGATGCCAATCGATCTCTTGTTTACAGATGTCGTTATGCCGGGTCCGTTGAAGAGCCACGAAATGGCCAAACGCGCTCAAGAGCTCATTCCCGGATTGGCGGTTCTGTTCACATCCGGATACACCGAAAACTCGATCGTCCACGGCGGCCGTCTGGACGAAAGCGTCGAGCTCTTAAGCAAACCCTATACCCGAGACGAATTGGCCCATCGTGTAAGAGCCTGCCTGGATCGTGACAGCAGGCGCGCGCCAAAGCTGGATATAGGCTCAGCCCAAAAACAAGATGAAGCGCGCACGCTCAGTGTTCTTCTGGTTGAAGACGAACCACTCATCCTTATGGCCGCGAGTGATATGGTTTCGGACTTTGGTCATACCGTCTTCGAGGCGGGAACGGCAGCCAAAGCCATGGCAATTCTGCAGGATAATGCGATTGACGTGATGATAACGGACATCGGGCTGCCGGATGTGTCAGGAACATCTTTGGCTCAAGAGGTACAGACGCGATGGCCGGCCATTCGCATCATCATCGCGTCGGGCCTGTCCGCCTCTGATCTGAAAGATGGTGCGCAACTTGGTACGCAGGTGAAGTGGCTTGCTAAGCCCTATGACGTCGAGGATCTCAGGCAGGTCTTGGATTGA